GGCCACGCGAGCGCGTCGCGGCCCGCGTCGGTCAGGACCTCCCGGACCGCGTCGACCGCGTCGGGGGCGCCGCTCGCGCCGACCCCCTGTCTGTCCGCGCTCGTCTCGATCCGGACGTCAGGCGGGTCCGTCCCGAACTCGGCGTCGAAGCGCCGGCGGATCGGCGGCGAGGCGTCGACGACCTCGTGCCCCGAACCGAGCAGGCGCGCGGTGAGCGCCGTCGCGTAGATGCCGCGGACGCGGGCTCTGGGCATCTACAGTTCCTCGCGCTCACGCGCGAACCGCACCCGGTCGTTCACGGTGTCCCCGAGAGAGAGTTCGACGACGACCGGGCCGCCGTCGTCCTCCCGCAGGATCCGCCCGCCCTCGACCGGGACGCCCCACCCGTCCAACGAGAGGTAGCCGCGGAGGTCGCTCCCGTGGGTGAACAGGTCGACGTCGGCGGTCGCGTGCTCTTGGACCGCGTCCGCGCTGTGGGCCATCTCCATGTCCGAGTAGCAGGGACCGTCCCCGCCGAAGAACTCCCCGAGTCGGTCGGCGTCGCGGGCGACGAGTTCCGCGACGCGGTCCGAGGCGTCGGCGATCGCGTCCGCGTCCAGTCCGGCCTCTCGGAGGGCGCGCTGGAGCCGTTGGTCGAAGTGCATACCCCGCCTTCGGTCGCCGCCGTTTCAATCCTGTCGCCCGGGCGCCGCGCCGCTTCCGCCCGCTTCTTTTCGTCCGCGTTCCGGATGCCGCCCACTAATTAAGTCACCGGGATGGCAAACGGGAGCCATGCCATCCGACGAGGACCCGATCGCGTCCCGGGCCGACGACGACCGCGACCTCTACGACGTCGCGACCTGGGAGGAGCGAACCTCTCTCGACGGGCTGTCGGTCGCGCTGTACTGGCTGCTCACGCGGTCCGCGAAGCTCGGGGTAATCCTCGTCGCGCTCGTGGGGCTCCTCGCCATCCTCGGCTCGTTCGGGCTGGGGCTGCTGTTCGACCCCGCCATCGCCATCCTCCTCGGTCTCTCCGTGGTCCCCGCGCTCGGCCTCGCGGCGTACGTGTACGTCTCGGACGTCACGACCGCCGAGCCGCTGTCGCTGTTAGTGGCGACGTTCCTGCTTTCGATCCTCACCGCGACGTTCGCGGCGATACTGAACAGCGAGCTCCAGCCCTTCTTCCAGCCGTTCGGCTTCCCCGGGCTCGTTCTCTTCTTCTTCGTCGTCGTCGGTCCTATCGAGGAGTCGGTGAAGCTGCTCGCGGTGCGGCTGTACGCCTACACGGACGCCCGGTTCGACGCCGTCATCGACGGCGCGGTCTACGGCGCCATCGCGGGGCTCGGCTTCGTCGTCATCGAGAACTTC
The sequence above is a segment of the Halorubrum sp. 2020YC2 genome. Coding sequences within it:
- a CDS encoding PrsW family intramembrane metalloprotease; translated protein: MPSDEDPIASRADDDRDLYDVATWEERTSLDGLSVALYWLLTRSAKLGVILVALVGLLAILGSFGLGLLFDPAIAILLGLSVVPALGLAAYVYVSDVTTAEPLSLLVATFLLSILTATFAAILNSELQPFFQPFGFPGLVLFFFVVVGPIEESVKLLAVRLYAYTDARFDAVIDGAVYGAIAGLGFVVIENFVYIAQNVDMAELTVGIAALGAGDGIAALRALAGPGHVVYSAFAGYYLGLAKFNPENRGPIVVKGLVLAAAIHALYNTLVGPVTGIASALFGLPQILALFGFVAVFQGAFGYVLLRKIRRYRDAFLDTRDAVSPNVEPELDEFEQ